The Chryseobacterium sp. 52 genome includes a region encoding these proteins:
- a CDS encoding YqaE/Pmp3 family membrane protein, whose protein sequence is MLLAILLPFLSFMVRGKILTGIICLLLQITVIGWLPAAIWAALSLNNSRAERRNEKLIRAVKENQR, encoded by the coding sequence ATGTTACTGGCCATCCTTCTTCCTTTTCTCTCTTTTATGGTTCGCGGAAAAATTCTCACCGGAATCATTTGCTTACTCTTACAAATCACCGTAATTGGCTGGCTTCCTGCAGCCATCTGGGCAGCATTATCTTTAAATAACTCAAGAGCAGAGCGACGCAATGAAAAATTAATCCGGGCGGTGAAAGAGAATCAAAGATAA
- a CDS encoding tetratricopeptide repeat protein, whose amino-acid sequence MNTITLRLENVKKLQAKRWENEDHWDTLNDLLIKELDEILAIEPQNTSALINIGAIYSDMGENEKALEYLNTALDLGSDDKNLFINLAIVMVYMEKHQEEYHEYLEIAENKTENPLTFKAYFDPNSQ is encoded by the coding sequence ATGAATACGATAACACTCAGGTTAGAAAACGTAAAGAAACTCCAGGCGAAAAGGTGGGAAAATGAAGATCATTGGGATACGCTGAATGATCTTTTAATCAAAGAATTAGATGAAATTCTAGCCATTGAGCCTCAGAATACTTCAGCTTTAATTAATATAGGTGCTATCTATTCTGATATGGGTGAAAATGAAAAAGCCCTGGAATATTTAAACACAGCCCTTGACTTAGGTTCTGATGATAAAAATCTATTTATCAATCTGGCAATTGTGATGGTGTATATGGAAAAACATCAGGAAGAATATCACGAATACCTTGAAATAGCTGAAAATAAAACTGAAAACCCTCTCACCTTTAAAGCTTACTTTGATCCCAATTCTCAATAA